A stretch of Lathyrus oleraceus cultivar Zhongwan6 chromosome 6, CAAS_Psat_ZW6_1.0, whole genome shotgun sequence DNA encodes these proteins:
- the LOC127091333 gene encoding calcium-dependent protein kinase 1, with translation MGNSCVGPSISKNGIIQSFSAAIWRTHLPEPEGSVSNRGSVNDVATDNEPESPLPVQNKPPEQIVIPKPDAKSEKEPEKEPEKEKKKQRKPSVKRSSSAGLRVDSVLQRETGNFKEFFSLGKKLGQGQFGITFLCIEKETGRQYACKSIAKRKLVTDEDVEDVRREIQIMHHLAGHANVISIKGAYEDAVAVHVVMELCAGGELFDRIIQRGHYTERKAAELIRTIVGVVEACHSLGVMHRDLKPENFLFVNQQEDSLLKTIDFGLSVFFKPGDTFIDVVGSPYYVAPEVLKKRYGPEADVWSAGVILYILLSGVPPFWAESEQGIFEQVLHGDLDFASDPWPAISDSAKDLVRKMLVRDPRRRMTAHQVLCHPWVQVDGVAPDKPLDSAVLSRLKQFSAMNKLKKMALIVIAESLSEEELAGLKEMFKMIDTDNSGQITFEELKAGLKKVGANLKESEIYDLMQAADVDNSGTIDYGEFIAATLHINKVEREDHLFAAFSYFDKDGSGYITQEELQQACDEFGIKDVGLDEIIKEIDEDNDGRIDYNEFVAMMQKGNVPMVGKKGLENNFSIRFKEALKL, from the exons ATGGGGAATTCTTGTGTTGGTCCTAGCATTTCGAAGAATGGTATTATTCAATCGTTTTCGGCTGCGATTTGGCGGACACACTTACCTGAACCGGAAGGATCAGTGTCTAATCGAGGTTCGGTGAATGATGTAGCAACTGATAATGAACCCGAATCTCCGTTGCCTGTTCAAAATAAACCTCCCGAGCAGATAGTTATACCGAAGCCAGATGCGAAATCCGAAAAGGAACCGGAAAAGGAACCTGAAAAGGAAAAGAAGAAGCAAAGGAAACCTTCTGTGAAGAGAAGTTCTAGTGCAGGACTTCGGGTTGATTCCGTGTTGCAGAGAGAAACTGGTAATTTTAAGGAATTCTTTAGTCTAGGGAAAAAACTCGGACAGGGTCAGTTTGGGATAACGTTCTTGTGTATTGAGAAAGAAACCGGACGTCAGTATGCTTGTAAATCTATTGCGAAGAGGAAGCTTGTAACCGATGAAGATGTCGAGGATGTGAGAAGAGAAATTCAGATAATGCACCATTTGGCTGGACATGCTAATGTTATATCCATCAAAGGTGCTTATGAGGATGCGGTGGCTGTTCATGTTGTGATGGAATTGTGTGCAGGTGGCGAGCTTTTTGATCGGATTATTCAGCGTGGACATTATACCGAAAGAAAAGCGGCTGAACTTATCAGGACTATTGTTGGTGTTGTTGAAGCTTGTCATTCTCTTGGTGTCATGCATAGAGACCttaaacctgagaattttctaTTTGTCAATCAGCAAGAGGATTCGCTACTCAAAACTATCGACTTTGGATTATCTGTGTTCTTTAAGCCAG GTGATACATTTATTGATGTGGTTGGTAGCCCATATTATGTTGCCCCAGAAGTTTTGAAAAAGCGATACGGTCCTGAAGCAGATGTTTGGAGTGCCGGTGTTATCCTTTACATTCTTTTGAGTGGAGTACCTCCATTTTGGGCTG AAAGCGAACAAGGCATATTCGAACAGGTTTTGCATGGTGATCTTGACTTCGCTTCAGATCCATGGCCTGCAATTTCTGACAGTGCAAAAGATTTAGTAAGGAAAATGCTTGTTCGCGACCCTAGAAGACGGATGACTGCACATCAAGTATTAT GTCATCCTTGGGTTCAAGTTGACGGTGTAGCTCCTGACAAGCCACTCGATTCCGCCGTATTAAGTCGCTTGAAGCAATTTTCTGCTATGAACAAGCTCAAGAAAATGGCTCTTATA GTCATTGCAGAGAGCTTATCAGAAGAAGAATTAGCCGGCTTAAAAGAAATGTTCAAGATGATAGACACAGATAACAGTGGTCAGATTACTTTCGAAGAACTTAAAGCCGGTTTGAAAAAAGTTGGTGCAAATCTTAAGGAGTCTGAAATTTATGATTTAATGCAAGCG GCTGATGTAGATAACAGTGGAACGATTGATTACGGCGAGTTCATTGCGGCAACATTGCACATTAACAaagttgaaagagaagatcatCTATTTGCAGCCTTTTCTTACTTTGATAAAGATGGAAGTGGCTATATTACTCAAGAAGAACTTCAACAAGCTTGCGATGAGTTTGGCATAAAAGATGTTGGCTTGGACGAGATAATCAAGGAAATTGATGAAGATAAT GACGGGCGCATAGATTATAACGAGTTTGTGGCTATGATGCAGAAAGGAAATGTTCCTATGGTTGGTAAGAAAGGCCTTGAAAATAACTTCAGCATTCGTTTCAAGGAAGCATTAAAGTTGTAG